A genomic region of Sarcophilus harrisii chromosome 6, mSarHar1.11, whole genome shotgun sequence contains the following coding sequences:
- the LOC100926597 gene encoding putative olfactory receptor 5AK3 gives MTQGNSSAVTEFILLGFMIRQDLKYVLFLVFLFVYVTSVVGNIGMILIIKTDSHLHTPMYFFLQHLAFVDFCYTSAITPKMLQNFLVSHKSISFSGCLIQLLAYATFATADCYILAAMAIDRYVAICNPLHYPVVMSQRACNQLVAVSYVMGSLNASIHTGFTFSLFFCNSNTINHFFCDVPPILALSCSRIDVNVMLLIVCVGFNLISTVMVVFFSYVYILAAILRMSSAAGRHKAFSTCASHLTAVTIYYGTLSYMYLQPSSSESQENDKIASVFYGIIIPMLNPLIYSLRNKEVKEALKVIGKSCLTCKP, from the coding sequence ATGACCCAGGGAAACAGCAGCGCAGTgactgaattcatcctgctgggcTTTATGATCCGACAAGACCTAAAGTATGTCCTGTTCCTCGTGTTTCTGTTTGTCTACGTCACTTCTGTAGTGGGCAACATTGGTATGATTCTGATCATCAAAACTGATTCCCACCTTCACACCCCCATGTACTTCTTTCTCCAACACCTGGCTTTTGTTGACTTCTGTTATACCTCCGCCATCACTCCCAAGATGCTGCAAAACTTCCTGGTGTCCCACAAGTCTATCTCGTTCTCGGGATGTCTGATCCAATTGTTGGCTTATGCCACATTTGCTACAGCTGATTGTTACATTCTTGCTGCCATGGCCATAGACCGTTATGTGGCTATTTGTAACCCCCTGCATTACCCGGTGGTCATGTCTCAGAGGGCTTGCAACCAGCTCGTTGCTGTATCTTATGTTATGGGATCCCTGAATGCCTCTATTCATACAGGttttaccttttctctgttcTTCTGTAATTCTAACACCATCAATCACTTTTTCTGTGATGTGCCCCCAATCCTAGCCCTTTCCTGTTCCAGAATCGATGTCAATGTCATGTTACTAATTGTCTGTGTGGGCTTTAATTTGATAAGCACTGTGATGGTTGTGTTCTTCTCCTATGTTTACATCCTGGCTGCCATCTTGAGGATGAGCTCTGCTGCAGGGAGACACAAGGCCTTCTCCACTTGTGCCTCCCACTTGACAGCTGTCACCATTTACTATGGGACTCTTTCTTACATGTATTTACAGCCTTCATCTAGTGAGTCCCAGGAGAATGATAAAATAGCCTCTGTGTTTTATGGCATCATCATCCCCATGCTCAATCCCCTGATCTATAGTCTGAGAAATAAGGAAGTCAAAGAGGCCCTGAAAGTGATAGGCAAGTCTTGCTTAACATGCAAGCCCTGA